The Apium graveolens cultivar Ventura chromosome 10, ASM990537v1, whole genome shotgun sequence nucleotide sequence tatttccgtaatttgattttccggaaatcgggcaacacttcctttatttatcggctaacccgtcgaagcaaatccgacgtcaatcacaacaatcaaTCAATCCAAACAATTAATCAAACAACCACCATTTATAATCCCAACCACTTAACAACAACTGCAATCAATTACCCAACCAAACTTTCGATACAATCTTAATAATAACAATTACTTTAACTGTTTCATTACAATATTAACGAATTAATTTAAATCGATccagaataaaaatataaaactaatttttatttattctaaaatattaggactcataaccacgtcatcacagtccaccttcgactcgccaaggctcatcgtcgacggcggtacaatttattggtgcccgacttaatacgggtttccaaataaattacgCCAATTAATAAAAATTCCCACacgaaaatattttatttcacgaatattcCTCAATTATTATTCCTGCAGAAAATaagataattaaaaattaaattaaaataagtCAACCCAAAAGAACAGGACACACGCACAGCCCCTACCCGCCGCCTCACCGGAAAGGAACCGGCGGCACCGGAGGAGAAAAGAATAGGCGGCAAGAACAGTGGCACATTAACCCAACACGCGcatacatatttatatatttacGTATATATACATGCACAATTAGGAGCAGCACAGGACAACCCACCCCGCTTCCCACCGGAACACGCAGCGGCGGCGATGATCAGGACAATAAAAGGACGGCAGTAAGCAATTACCACAGTGAAAGGAACATCAACGGAGAGGATAGCAGcagaaataaaagaaaagagagattcgTGTGAAGAAAAAAAACAGTGAGATCGAGAGGAGGGATGAGAGAAACCGAGGTCGAGGGAAATGGGGACACAGGGGTTGCATCTATCTCATGATGTTTCTACATTTTTTTTATTTCCTTCAACCAATAATTGACACACACAGAACATATTAGGAGGACTAAACACGTGTCCCTTTCCCCTATTTTGACAGTCTATTTTCCCGTTTCTGACCCGCGTTTCGTAATTTAACGAACCAAGTTACACATAAAATAAACGCGAAAAATAgccaaaatagtcttaaaatattacaaatatcccgaaggttataaaaatataaatttcataattttaaaatgatttctaaaatgcagtttatacccgctttaaTCAAttaacgaatcgacgcgcgggtgaaattaatctaaaaaatttccaaaataattttaaaattatcagaATATTCCAGACTtagataaatatgagtttcagaatttttgaagaattatggaattaaatatggattttaccaataaatgcaatcagaaaatcatacagggccaaataattgatgaaatattgatttctaaattttataaaatcccaaaaataattattgtaattataaaaccctaaaaacaattttagagacattccaagtatttatgcaaataaatttacaTTAAATCCACTTCtaagtgaaaacaattcagtatacttaataattaattacacgaacaatCATGTACACCATAATCACCTACATagataaaaataaaataacacatagctgacagaagctataaacatatattattcatttaataattccataattacgcatttaaataatacaaaaatacacgagtcgttaaaCGGGCTGCTGATGCACAAGACCTCGGGCCGATCAGTGCTGGGCGCCTCGAGCTCTTCGAAGTAGACCGTACGGCTTAGGTCTGAAGTATTCTGGACGAGCTTGGATAGCTTATCTGCTTTGGAGTTTTCTTCTCTATTTATTTGCAAAATGGTGGTATCCGGGATGGTTTCCAGGATAATTCTCACCATTGTTTGATATTGAGCCAGCTTGGGATCTTTCGCAATATATTCTCCATTGGTTTGTTTAACGATAATTTGGGAATCACTATAGATGATCAAACATTTTACCCCGAGGGATTTGGCTAACCTTAGTCCGGAGATGAGTGCTTCATATTCAGCTTGATTGTTGGTTGCCGTGAAGGCGAAGGTTATGgcttgttgaattgtgaatccgTCTGGGCTGGAGAGGATTAAGCCTGCTCCGGACCTTTCGACTATCGCCGAGCCATCAATATAAAGTGTCCATGCATTATTGTCGTTAGTCTCCTTTTCGCCTCCAGATTGGTTTGTCGGTACATCTGGGAATTCGGGGAAAGTGCATTCCATGACAAActcagccaatgcctgggcttttatggccatcCTTGGAACAAATTTAATGTTGAATTGGCTCAATTAGATTTCCCAATTCACCAGCCTTCCAGATGCATCCGTTTTGTGATTAATTTTTCGAAGTGGTTGGTTAGTAATCACCTTGATCTCCCGGCCTTGGAAGTATTGCCTTAGCTTCCTGCTTGAGTGCACAAGAGCTAAGCCAAATTTTTCTAAGTTTGGGTACCGGGTTTCCGCGTCCTTGAGGATTTGGCTTACATAGTATATTGGGCTCTGTATCCCACTTTCTTCCCGTATGAGGGTTGAAGAGACCGCTCTTGTCCCGGCTGGAATATAGAGATAAAGAGGCTCCCCGGGTTTGGCTTTTAAAAGTATAGGCGGATTCATCAGGTGTTGTTTGACTTCTTCGAAGGCCATGTGACATTCCAGAGTCCAGTCAATTAGCTTTTGGTTCCAGGCTCCTTTCAGTAACTCAAAGAAAGGTAGACATCTTTCTGCTAGTTTTGGGATAAAGCTGCGAAGGGTTGCCAAACATCCTGCTAGTTTCTGAATGTCTTTCTAAGTTCGGGGAATTGCCATGTCCATTATAGCTTTGATTTTCTCCGGGTTGGCTTCGATTCCCCGTTCACTAACCAAAAAACCGAGAAATTTCCCAGATGGTACTCCGAAAGCGCATTTCCCCGGGTTCAGATTCATGTTGTACTTCCTCAAATTGTCGAAACATTCTGGTTGACTTTGAAATCATGTCGTCGACATAGGACTCCATGTTCCTCCCCAGTTGGCTTTTGAAAATGgtgttcatcattttctgataTGTTGCTCTAGCGTTGATTAGTCTGAATGGCATCATGACGGAGGCGTACACAACCCGGTGTGTGATGAATGCAGTCTTCGCGATGTCTTCCGGATTCATTTTGACTTGGTTGTATCCAGAAAAAgcatccatgaagcttagcataACATGGCCCAAAGTGGAATCTATTAGCCGATCGATGTTGGGAAGGGGGTAGGACTCTTTAGGGCATGCTGAGTTGAGACTTGTGTAATCAACATacattctccactttccgttGTGTTTCTTGACTAGTACAACATTTTCTAGCCAATCTGGGTACTTAATTTCACAAATGATATCTGCCTTCAACAATTTTTCCACTTCTTAATCAATTGCCTGTTGTCTCTCCAGGGAAAAGTTTCTCCGCTTCTGCTTGATGGGTCTTTGTTTTGGATCTACGTCCAGGCTGTGCATTACCACAGATTCATCAATCCCTGGCACGTCCTCCAGGGACTAGGAGAATATATCAGCATAATCCTTCAATAGATCAATAAGCTCTTTCTGAAAGGTGCTTTCCAGGCCCTTGCCGATTTTGATCTCCGGGTGGGGTTCTCGTGCTCCGGCTTTACTTCGATTGTCTGCTGGGGAGGTTCGACTTTTGTCTTCTCTTTGGTTTCTATAAACTTCTGAATCCAGGTGTCAGCATTGGTTATGTTATACCCCGAGTCTTCGATCATATTCACATCTAGTCAGGCCCTTTTACTGAGATGTTCTCGATGTTTTTTTCCGCTTTGTCCCTTGGGTAGGGACATAATCTTCTTCCTATTTTCTGGTTCTGTTTCTGCCATGACCAAGGCTTGACCGTAACACCTCCCTGCCATCTCTATGTCTCCTTTTAGTTCTCTGATACCTCCCGGGGTGGGGAATTTGAGTTTTAAGTGAATTGTTGAGGGGATTTCCTGAGTTTGGTGATTGTGGGTCTTCCTAGGATCATGTTGTATGATGAGATTGCACTTATCACGTAGAACTTTATTATATGAGAGACCTGCTGGGGTGCAGTCCCAAAGATAATGGGCAGATAAATGACACCCCAGATTGGAATCATTGTATTCCCGAATCCATACAAGGGGTCTTCGAGGCAGGGGTCCATGCGAAGGTGGCCGAGCTCCATCCTGTTGAGTGTGCTCGAATACAATATTAGCCGAGGAACCATTATCAACTAAAATTCTTTTTACCTCGTTATTTGCCACATCAAGGGTTACCACTAAGGCCTGGTTGTGCTCCGGATTGAGTCCTTTAAAATCAGAATAGGAGAAGTATATTGGTTCATCTTCAAAAGGATGGATCATCATCACATCATTATTCTGGTCCGGGCTCTGGGGTGGAGAAGCCGTGCCTCCGAAGATAACATTTACCACATTTTTACCGCTTCCTGGGGCCCTGTCCTTGTCATTCATCCTGCTTTGAAGATATTGGTTCATGTTTCCTTTCTTGATCTGATCTTCAATGAACATCTTGAGAGAGAAACAGTTTTCTGTTGTATGTCCATGATCTTCATGATACCCACAATATTTGTCCCGGTCCCTGTGCTTCGGAGACGCAAGTAAAGGTTTTGGCGGGTAATAAAATGGATTACCTTTAACTTCGCGCAAGATGTCAACCTGGGGCCTATTGAGAGGTGTCGACTCTGGTTCCGGTTTGGGCTCTCCCTTGGCCTTGGGTTTCCTTTCATTCTTTCTGGGTTCAGAGTATGTGTCCTGTGGTGGGGTCCCCCGAGATTGTTGGATGTAATTCGCTTGTCTATCTAACTTGAATCTTTTGTCTTTCCGGGATGACGAACGACGCTCCGGAGACTCATCATTATCATGGATTCTCCTGTTCATCTTCATTGACTTgagaaaattattttcttttatgaACTTTAATGCCGATGCATAAAAAGATGTTAAACTCTGGGGTTCTCTGTGAATCAGGTCTTTGACATATCCTTCGCAGGATATTGGATACAAGTTCCTTCGAAAGATATTTACGGCTTCCTTTTCTTATAAGTTGGAGAGCTGGTTGACTGCTTCCTAGAATCTTTTGATGAGTTCGGGAAGAGACTTTTTACTCCTCTGCTGGATTATCTCCAGGTGGCACATTTGCAGCTCATTTATTCGGTTGGCGCTGAACCTTTTTAAGAATATTTCGAGGAAATCCTTCCAGGAATCCACACTCCGGGATGGAATTCGGCTGAACCATTTTTGAGCCCCTCCCTTAAGTGTTGATGCGAAGAAACGACACCTTGAGAGATCGCTGTAATCATAAATGTTGGAGATTTGTTCAAAGTAATTTAGATGCTCTTCGGGGTCATCTAACCCGTCAAAGGATTCGAAATTGAAATGTTTGAACCCTGCTTCTCTGGGAGTTAATTCTAACTTCCTGGTAAAGGGGGTCGCCGCCGCGCCAACTTCCATGTCGCTCTCTACCTTTCTCTTGAGATCACGAAGAGCCCGGGCCATCTGCTCTAGTTTGTACTCTTTTTCGGGCTCCGAATTTGAGGAGACATGAATTCAGTGGgatttctttttcaattttgcTTCTTCATCCCAGATTCTCTTCTCGATGATTTCTTTAGCCTTGGCTTATTCTTTCCGTATCCTTTCTCGGAGGGCAGCTCTTTTGATTTTATCCCGAGCGTCTTCTGGAGGTCTCTTCAGGTTTTTTACAATTCGATCTAGGAATGATCCCCAGGATTCCCCAGAACGCTCCTCCTGATCCCCTGGGCGGGTCTCAGGTTCCGCATTATGATTTTTCTTCCACAGGTTCATTATAGCTTGTATCTGATCCGGGGTCATGTCCCCCCAGGGGTTGGCCGAAGTTTCGGCGTACTTGTGAGCAGCTTTCTTGGTTGGAGATTTTGAGAGGGAGTCCGGGTTATGGGGGCCCCTTCATCCACATCATCCATTTCTCCGTCCCTGGATTGGGGCGGAGGCGACAAGAAAGAGGCGGAAACAACTGTCTTGCTCTTTCTTGATGTCATGGTTGTTTAACAATATCGCAAATTTATAGTAATATAACCCGTAACTTCAAATACTAACACAAATATTTTAGATCTAAAGCACGTTGTAATCAACTACTGAGAGCTCCAGAACTATTATAATGCTACGAATAGAGTGGCTAAACAAGATCCACTAACGGTACTTAAATCAAGCAAGTTCAGGGTAAAAAGTAGATCTGAGAGGTTAAGAGTGAAATCCTTACTGGAGTGTAGTATTCTGGTTCCCTGGGTGGAGTTACAGGGACAAATATGAACACCAATGGACGGAGGTTcggcccctccttctagcgccaatgataatcCCAGATCACCCCGGGGTCCCTTCCTTGTTGAGCCGGGGCTCAAACTCCGTTTGAGCAGAAATGACGGCGGTGTGCGGTGTAGCTGTAaggtgggaacctacaaaacagaatcagaggggggtggcgtccccgcggcacctccggtgtgagaatgagaAAAGATTTTGAAGGAGAAAGGGGTAAAACAGGAATTACACGAAtatattgtggtgtgtgtatatgtgtgtatatatgtgaGATGAAGTAACCCTTTATACCTCTTTTGTTCAGCCTTTTATAGGCTTCCCATTATCATTTAGGGGTTTGTACATTTTGATCTGGACCATAGGTGTGTTTTTTAGACTGTAGGACGTGTGGACGCCCATGATGAGCGGTTGTACTATTGAATCCGGACCGTAGGAACGTTCTGGATCCGGGCTACCTGGACGGTGGTAATATTGCCACGTGTTCTGGGGTCTTCCAGAGTTAATAGTGATGATGAACGGGTGTACTATTGAATCCGGACCGTAGGAACGTTCTGGATCCGGGctacctggacggtggtgataTTGCCACGTGTTCTGGGGTCTTCCAGAGTTAATAGTGAATGGTCCCTGGGCCCTTCTTATTGGACCTTGGGCTCTTACTGCTGGGCCTGTGATATTATAGGCTATCACGTACATGTTCAACTTGTTTAACATTAATGATACAACACGTTCAACTTGTTTAACATTAATGACACAATACCATAATACATGTTCATATccttgagtttattattttagatttgaaattaataaaaaaaattaaacatgaACCGTTAGATTGGATTGTAATATTaagttaatattaagttaaaAAGAAAAAGAGACTCCATGGATAAGATTACTTATAATAACCATACCAAATTTAACAATTTAAAATTTAAGATCTCTTTCACAAATATCAGAATAATAAtgtatttttaattaaataatacaataaataatctatatttaTGATGAAGAAACATCAAATATcttatcatttttcaaataacatgttaatgaaaaatctaatttttactatttatttgtataatttaatttttttaaagataATGAAAAAGTAGGACTTTGGTATCAACTTTTTATAAATTCACCATCGTTGAATAATTTCATAAACATAATTCATTTTTTTGTAAAACGttaaaaaataaatcaatttagTATACATTGTAATTTTAACGGATATTGTGACATCTAATGTCAAATTCTGAATATATTTTAATATTGGGTgaaatcctaaaaataataatGTACAACCGGTCATGTAGTAATTTTAAAATATACTATCAATTGAATTGATCATATAAAGACctcaaaaaattaatttttattaatttgggactttataaaatattttaaatttactAAACCTGTACAATAACGATGTATTTTCGACCGGCCTGGTCATGTAATCAAGTTTTgagtatttttttaaaattggtaaagtaattttgatacatattatcaattgacttgattcgataaaaatctcaaaaatattaatttttattgaCATAAGATATTAATTTTTTTTCCCTTATTGGTGATATTTTCTCGTCCGACTCGTAATTAAATTTAAATCTAGATAGTGAAATTATACTTTTGACATGTTCATGTAGTCATAATGGGTGAAGTTCTGATTTCAGATTCGAAATAAACCGAAATACACTGATTACTTATGACCCTAAATTATCTAAATATgtgatatacatatatattctttatatataagtgtatctattttcagaatttaaaaaaaataattatatgtacaatttatttattttattaaaaatatatattaaaattatctGAGGCATACATTTTaaactaaaaattatttaataaataaggtAATGATCCGTTTATATATTATGCTTAACTTTATATCTtaaattcaattctttaaaactAACTCTACAGATATTCCAATAATTATGTTTTTAAACAAAACCAGTAATTATGTTTAAAGTTAAACAAATTATCATTATTTACGACactcaaatattatttttatgattaaaaaCACAAATAACAATGTGGTATAGTGGTAAGAAGATGTGCATGTGACCTGAAAAACTCAGGTTCAATTCCCACAAAATCATCATTTAactgagattaaaaagtctca carries:
- the LOC141690894 gene encoding uncharacterized protein LOC141690894, with the protein product MNRRIHDNDESPERRSSSRKDKRFKLDRQANYIQQSRGTPPQDTYSEPRKNERKPKAKGEPKPEPESTPLNRPQVDILREVKGNPFYYPPKPLLASPKHRDRDKYCGYHEDHGHTTENCFSLKMFIEDQIKKGNMNQYLQSRMNDKDRAPGSGKNVVNVIFGGTASPPQSPDQNNDVMMIHPFEDEPIYFSYSDFKGLNPEHNQALVVTLDVANNEVKRILVDNGSSANIVFEHTQQDGARPPSHGPLPRRPLVWIREYNDSNLGCHLSAHYLWDCTPAGLSYNKVLRDKCNLIIQHDPRKTHNHQTQEIPSTIHLKLKFPTPGGIRELKGDIEMAGRCYGQALVMAETEPENRKKIMSLPKGQSGKKHREHLSKRA